In one window of Methanocorpusculum sp. DNA:
- a CDS encoding MBL fold metallo-hydrolase: MEFKLKPADRVEITVLVDNYIDIFVPPATPVDRRLLFDPHREIIAEHGFSCLVRIFSGKEEHTVLLDAGLSRECMAWNARQLGISLQSVEAVVLSHGHFDHTGGLYDFFSGENGKIPFVFHPDALLLRRFSTPNGPVELPRIDAESLKNAGAEMLSRSDPSSLADGYMFVTGEVERTVEFETGMPGMEIKRDDTWMPDLILDDQAIVIHIKGRGLIIISGCAHAGIVNTVEYAKKITGVRSVCAVMGGFHLTGQVFEPRIKPTIDAMKAANPDYIIPMHCTGWKAINSFMASMPEKCILNTVGTTYVF, encoded by the coding sequence ATGGAATTCAAGCTGAAACCTGCTGATCGCGTGGAAATCACCGTTCTGGTCGATAACTACATCGATATCTTTGTACCGCCCGCAACCCCTGTCGATCGGAGGTTGCTTTTCGATCCGCATCGTGAAATCATAGCCGAACATGGATTTTCCTGCCTTGTAAGGATATTTTCCGGTAAAGAGGAGCACACTGTTCTCCTTGATGCTGGTTTGTCCCGTGAATGCATGGCGTGGAATGCTCGTCAGCTTGGCATCTCCCTGCAGTCGGTTGAGGCCGTTGTTTTAAGCCACGGGCACTTTGATCATACAGGTGGTCTTTACGATTTTTTCTCCGGTGAAAACGGGAAGATTCCATTTGTTTTCCATCCGGATGCACTGCTGCTTCGCCGGTTTAGCACTCCGAATGGTCCTGTTGAACTGCCGCGGATTGATGCTGAATCACTAAAAAATGCCGGGGCTGAAATGCTTTCAAGAAGTGACCCGTCAAGCCTCGCAGACGGTTATATGTTTGTAACGGGCGAGGTGGAAAGAACGGTTGAATTCGAGACGGGGATGCCGGGAATGGAGATAAAAAGGGATGATACATGGATGCCTGACCTGATTTTGGATGATCAGGCAATTGTTATACATATAAAAGGAAGGGGTCTTATTATCATAAGTGGCTGTGCTCATGCCGGAATAGTGAATACTGTTGAATACGCTAAAAAAATCACCGGCGTTCGTAGTGTCTGTGCAGTGATGGGTGGGTTCCATCTTACTGGACAGGTCTTTGAACCAAGAATCAAGCCGACGATAGACGCGATGAAGGCAGCCAATCCTGATTATATAATCCCTATGCATTGCACAGGCTGGAAAGCGATTAACAGTTTTATGGCTTCAATGCCGGAGAAATGCATCTTAAACACAGTCGGGACAACCTATGTGTTCTGA